Proteins co-encoded in one Zerene cesonia ecotype Mississippi chromosome 3, Zerene_cesonia_1.1, whole genome shotgun sequence genomic window:
- the LOC119839477 gene encoding AN1-type zinc finger protein 6 isoform X1, with amino-acid sequence MERESNPMEALCRSGCGFYGNPSTDGLCSVCFKRVEFQEALKKKQQPPATTPSPVASTFVPTPATPLAAAAPTVPTLPAQTQTLTDKLEEESAAGTSGASTGASDTDADDKDPSKDKKKKNRCAVCRKKVGLTGFECRCGGLFCAVHRYSDKHDCSFDYRELGAQEIRRNNPVVVSQKIHKI; translated from the exons ATGGAGCGAGAATCGAATCCAATGGAGGCGTTGTGCCGTTCAGGTTGCGGTTTCTACGGAAACCCGTCCACTGACGGTCTCTGCTCAGTTTGTTTTAAG CGCGTGGAATTCCAGGAGGCGTTGAAAAAGAAGCAGCAGCCGCCCGCGACGACGCCGTCGCCGGTCGCGTCGACGTTCGTGCCGACGCCGGCCACGCCgctcgccgccgccgcgcccacCGTGCCGACGCTGCCCGCGCAGACGCAGACGCTGACAGAT AAATTAGAAGAGGAAAGTGCAGCGGGCACGAGCGGCGCCAGCACCGGCGCGTCGGACACTGACGCCGACGACAAAGATCCCAGCAAggacaaaaagaaaaagaacaGGTGCGCCGTGTGCCGCAAGAAGGTTGGACTTACAG GGTTCGAGTGCCGCTGCGGCGGGCTGTTCTGCGCCGTGCACCGGTACAGCGACAAGCACGACTGCTCGTTCGACTACCGGGAGCTCGGCGCGCAGGAGATCCGCCGCAACAACCCCGTTGTGGTCTCGCAGAAGATACACAAGATATGA
- the LOC119839477 gene encoding AN1-type zinc finger protein 6 isoform X2: MERESNPMEALCRSGCGFYGNPSTDGLCSVCFKEALKKKQQPPATTPSPVASTFVPTPATPLAAAAPTVPTLPAQTQTLTDKLEEESAAGTSGASTGASDTDADDKDPSKDKKKKNRCAVCRKKVGLTGFECRCGGLFCAVHRYSDKHDCSFDYRELGAQEIRRNNPVVVSQKIHKI, translated from the exons ATGGAGCGAGAATCGAATCCAATGGAGGCGTTGTGCCGTTCAGGTTGCGGTTTCTACGGAAACCCGTCCACTGACGGTCTCTGCTCAGTTTGTTTTAAG GAGGCGTTGAAAAAGAAGCAGCAGCCGCCCGCGACGACGCCGTCGCCGGTCGCGTCGACGTTCGTGCCGACGCCGGCCACGCCgctcgccgccgccgcgcccacCGTGCCGACGCTGCCCGCGCAGACGCAGACGCTGACAGAT AAATTAGAAGAGGAAAGTGCAGCGGGCACGAGCGGCGCCAGCACCGGCGCGTCGGACACTGACGCCGACGACAAAGATCCCAGCAAggacaaaaagaaaaagaacaGGTGCGCCGTGTGCCGCAAGAAGGTTGGACTTACAG GGTTCGAGTGCCGCTGCGGCGGGCTGTTCTGCGCCGTGCACCGGTACAGCGACAAGCACGACTGCTCGTTCGACTACCGGGAGCTCGGCGCGCAGGAGATCCGCCGCAACAACCCCGTTGTGGTCTCGCAGAAGATACACAAGATATGA